Part of the Micromonospora inyonensis genome, CTTCGCCACGCTCCCCGAGCACCGGATACGAGCACTCCGGGTGTTCGACCCCGACAAGACCACGTCCAGCACCGCGCGGGAGATCACCCGGTTGTTGACCCTGGTCTGGCGGGACGAAGCCGGGCCGCCCGCCGCGTGCGCGATGGTCCGCGACCTGATGTCGCGGCAGTTGTTCTGGACACGGTTGCCGTCCGGCTTCCCGCCGGACGTCCCGGTGGCCGCGAAGACCGGCACCCTGCCGGGGCTGCACATGGAGGCCGGCGTGGTGCGGTACCCGGACGGCGGCCGGTACGCGGTCGCGGTGTTCGCCCAGACCCGGCGGTTGACCACCCGGCGCATCGACGTCGACCTCGCGATGGGGGAAGCCGCCCGGATGGCGGTCGAGGCGCTGCGCGCGATGTGACCACCGCCTCAGCCGGCACCGCCACGGGCTACGGCACGCAGGACCGATATGCCGACGGCTATCACGGGTGCGCCCCGGTCGTCTTGGACGCGTCGCGCCCGGCGGTGGTTGGCTGCCTGCCATGACCGACTCACCACTCGCCCGCCGCCGGTTCCTCGGTACCGCCGCCGGAGCGGCACTGTCCACGGCGGTCGCCACCGTCGCGACCGGGTCCGCCGGGTCCGCCACGCCACGTCGACGCCGGTCGGCCGGTTCCGGCGCGTCGTTCCGCTGGCTGGGGACCTCCGGCTGGCGGATCGACATCGGTACGACGACCGTGCTGGTGGACCCGTACCTGAGCCGCTTCCACACCGGGCTGTTCGACGGGACGTTCGACCCGGCCACCGGGCTGACCGTCGACACCGCCCGCATCGCCGACATACCGGGCACCCCACGGACGATCCTGGTGACGCACACGCACTGGGACCACTTCAACGACGTACCGCACATCGCGGGTCGCTCCGGCGCCCGGATGTTCGGCACGCTCACCGCGTACCACCTCGGGATGGCGTACGGCCTGCCCACCTCCCAGCTCAGCCCGGTCAAGGGCGGCGAGGTACTGGACTTCGGCGACCACACCGTCGAGGTGGTGGCGTCGCTGCACAGCCGCAACGGCTCGTACTCGATGGCCTTTCCCGGGGTCCGCGTCGCCGTCCCGGCCCGGCCGGAGAAGGTCGAGGACCTGCCGGAGGGGGACACCCTCTCGTTCCTGCTGACACCCCGGGGCGGGCCGTCGGTGTTCTTCATGGGTGCGAGCGACTTCGTCGAGCGGAACCTCGCCGGCATCGCCCCGGACGTCGCGATGATCGCGGTGCCGAACACCGATGTCACCCCGGCCTACGTGCCGCGTCTGCTGGCCGCGCTCGACTGGCCGGCCACCGTGGTGCCGGTGCACTGGGACCACTTCGAGGTGGCGCTGCGGAACCCGCCGACGGTCACGCCGGGTGACCGGAACCGGCTCGACGCGTTCCTCGCCGCCGTGCGCAGGGTCGCGCCGGGAACCCGGATCCTGGTGCCGGAGTACCTGACGCCGTACACGTTCGCGTAGTACCGGCCGGCTCCCCGCGGCGATGTCGGTGGCGCCTGGTTCAATCCCGCCCGACGATCGGGCACGGGACGGAGCGAGGACCAATGGGCACCTGGGGCAGCGGCAACTTCGACGGCGACACGGCCGCCGACCATCTGTCCGACCTGACCGGGCGGCTGATCTCCGAGATCGCCGAGGCGATGTCCGGCGATCCGGTCGGCATCGAGCCCGACGAGTACTGGGGCGTCGCGGTGCCCTGCAATCTGGAGTTGCTCGGGCTCATCGCCGCGCAGGGGTACGTCGGGGCCAGCCTGCCCGCCCCGGAGACGATTGCCGACTGGAAGAGCAGCTACCTGGCCGTCTGGGACCGGACGATCGACGATCTGGAGCCCGCCGCGGAATACAAGGAGCAGCGGCGCGCGGTGCTCGTGCGGACCTTCGACCAGCTGAGCGAGCTGGCGAAGCGCTAGGCGGGGCAGGGTGGGCGCGGGTCGCAGCCGAAGCGGCGTGAATGCGGACGCCGAGCGGGCCACTCCCACCCAATGACCCACAGGCGGCGGACGGCGCGGCGGGTGGCCGCAACGGCGGTGAGCGGCATACTGGCCGCCGCGGGGCTGACGCTCGTCCCGGCAGGTCCGGCGCAGGCGGCGGGTGTGCGCGCCCACGTCGTGGACGCCGCCGAGGCCTACCTGGGCACACCGTACCGGCTGGCCTACGGGTGGACGTGTGGGACGGCGGCGGTCGACTGCGAATGCCTCAACCGGCACGCCATCTGGGACGGCACGTACCGGGCGACCGGCCGGGGCCTCCAGCTCAACTACTGGTTGCAGGGGCAGATCAACCAGGGACGCCGCACCAGCGATCCCCGCCCCGGCGACCTCGTCTTCTGGGACACGGACCCCAACGACGGCATCCGGTACGGCGGCGACCTCGACCACACCGGTGTCTACGTGGGCAACAACAGGGTGATCGACGCCAACGCCTACTACGGGTACGTCATGTACGACTCGATCACGCTCGGAGGCACGGAGCCCGACCCGATCTTCGTGGATGTCCTCACGCCCCACGGATACTGACCACCCCGATCGGGCGCTCCGGGGTCAGGCAACGATGACGTACAGCCCGTCGGTCGGATCGACCACGGCGTTGAGTCGCGCCCCGACCTTCAGCGCCGGGTGGTCGTTGCACTGCGAGGCGGACTCGAACGGCGCGAACCCGGGCCCAATGATCAGCAGACTCAGCTCGATCCCCTCCTCCTCGCGGCCGACGACCGGCCACCCGTCGACGTCCGGCCGTCTCCCGGGTCCGCCGCCGGGCGTCTACGCGGGTGGCCCCGGTCAAATGGCTTGGTGGGGCACCCAGGTTGGGCCACGATGGCCCCATGTCTGACGTCGAGCGCTCCGTGGACGGCATCACCACCGGGCCTCTGATCCTGCGCAAGCCGACCCCGGCGGACCTGCCGGTGCTGTTCGCGCTGTACGCCGACCCGCTGGTGTGGGGGCCTGACCCCCTGAGCCGCCACCACGACACCGGACAGACCACTCGGATGATCGAGAACTGGCGCGCGGCGTGGCACCGGGACGGTCTCGGCATCTGGACCGCCTGGCGGGCGGAGCCGGACGGGGACGCCTTCGTCGGGATCGGTGGTTGCTTCGTCCGCTACGGCGTCGCGTGGAACCTCGGCTTCCGTCTCCTCCCCGGGTTCTGGGGGCGGGGCCACGCGCAGGAGATCAGCGCTGCGGCGATCACCGAGGCGCACCGCCTGCGCCCGGACCTGCCGCTGACCGCCTACGTGCTGGAAGGAAACGACCGCTCCCGGCGGTCGGTGGAACGCGTCGGACTGGAGCTGGTCTGGCGTGGCCCCGACGCGGACAACCCCGACGCCTCCGCCGTTCGACTGCTCCACAGCGACCGACCGCTGTCGCCGGAACTGGTGCACACCCTGACCGAGCACTGACCGGCAGTTTTCCGTCAGCGCGAGCAACACCCAAAAGCATCGACTAACCTGGATCGATTGGTTAGCGTCGTCGGTACCGTCCACACCACCGCCCGCCCCCGCCTGGGTGTTCATGGCGGCCAGAGCAGGGAGGACCGAATCGATGACACTCCTTCGCCCCCGACGACGCCGACTCGGCGTCCTCGGCGTGCTCGCGATCTCGGCCGTGGTCGCCACCACGGCCGCTGTTCCGGTGAGCGCGGCACCGGCCGGCGGTGCGATCCTGCGGGCCGGCGGCGCCACCGCCGTCCCGGGTAGCTACCTCGTCGTTCTCCGGGACGACGCCGTCGGCGGCCCGGCCGGCACCCGGGTCGGTGCCGTGGCGCAGCGGGCCGACGACCTCGCCGGCCGCTACGGCGGGACGGTCGGTCACCGTTACGGCCACGCGCTCAACGGATTCGAGGTACGGCTGTCCGAGCCGGCCGCCCGACGCCTCGCCGCCGATCCGGCAGTCGCCTTCGTCGAACAGAACCACACCGTGCAGATCCTGACCACACAGTTCAACGCCCCGTGGAACCTCGACCGCATCGACCAGCGGACCACGACGCTGTCCGGCACCTACAGCTACACCAGCACGGGTCTCGGGTCCACCGCGTACATCATCGACAGCGGCTTCCGGCACACCCACGTCGAGTTCGGCTGGCGGGCCGGGGGCGGCTACGACGCGGTCGACGGCGCGCTGCCCGCCGACGACTGCAACGGCCACGGCACCCACGTCGCCGGCATCGTCGGCGGGAAGACGTACGGCGTGGCCAAGGAGGTGCGCCTGGTCCCGGTACGCGTGATCAACTGCTCCGGCAGCGGCACGTGGGCCGGAATCATCAGCGGTATCGACTGGGTGACCGCCGACCACGACCCCGGCGAGCCGGCCGCGGCCAATCTCAGCCTCGGCGGCAGTTTCAGCGCCTCGCTCAACACGGCGGTGGCCAACTCCATCGCGGACGGAGTGGTCTACGCGGTCGCCGCCGGCAACAGCAACGCCAACGCCTGCAACTACTCACCCCAGTCGGTCCGCGAGGCGATCGTGGTCGGGGCCTTCCAGAGCAACGACGTGCGGGCCAGCTTCTCCAACTGGGGTGACTGCGTGGACATCTACGCCCCCGGGGTGAACATCCGATCGAGCTGGCACAGCGGTGACACCATGACGAACGTCGTGAGCGGCACGTCGATGGCGGCACCGCACGTCACCGGCGCGGCCGCCCGTGTGCTCCAGAACAACCCGACCTGGACGCCGGCCCAGGTGGCGGCGTACCTGATCGCCCAGGCGACCCTGGTGAACAACCTGCGTCTGCTCTACATGGATCCGCTGACCTGACCGGAACCCGTCCGGCCGGTTCGACCTCCGCGTCAAACGTCGAGGGCCCTGGCGCGATGGGTGATCCCACTGCGGCAGGGCCCGACGCCGCCCGGGGCACGTGTGACCCGGGCGGTCAGGCGACCAGCCGACCGGTTCACTCCCACTCCTTGTAGTAGGACGTCAGGCCCTGCCGCAGCGGGTCGTGCAGAGCCTCGTCCAGCACGTCGTCCACCTCGACCAGCAGCTCCGACGGCGGGTGAAGGTCGGGTGCAGGCTCTCGGCGATGCTGAGGTACGTGGCACGCAGGTTCGACGAGAGGATCCTGGGCCACTCCCCGTTGACGGTCCACTTCGCCTCCCACCCGGTGCCCAGCATGTGGTCAACCGCGGTGTCGACGATCTCCTCCCGGGTGCCGGTCGGCAGCGGTGGACGGACCGGCACGAAGTCCCGCAGTGCCGGGTGCGCCTCGCGGCCACCGAGCATGTCGGCCATCTGCTGCGCGAGCAGTGGCGACTGGTGCAGGCCGTCGCGGTAGGTGCCGGTCGCCATCCAGACGTTGGCGATCCCGTCGAGCCGGCCGAAGAGCGGGAACCCGTCGGCGGGGATCGGCCGGTTGCCCACCTGGAGCCTCTGCAGGGAGGCGTCCTCCAGCCCGGTGTGCAGCTGGTCCATGGCGCACTCGATGAGGAACTTCACGTCGCTCAGCAGCGCGTACTGCCGGGGTCGGGAGAGATGATGTTCGTGGCGCCGATGTACAGGCTGCCGTCGGCGCGGGGCACGCAGTGCAGGCCGCAGGCGAAGGAGCGGTTCGGGGTCCGGAGCACGGAGTCGGGCACCCGGCCGTCCGGGGTCTCGACGACCACCGAGACGCCGTACCCGCTGACCATGGGCGGGACGCGCCGGGCGACGTCCTCGAAGGTCGCGAGGAGGTCGAGGGAGGTCGCGCCGGCCGCGACGATCACCGTGTAGCCACCGACCACCGTCCCGTCGTCGAGGGCGACGCCGGTGACGCGGTCCCCCTGGGTGACCAGGACGCGGGCCCGTCCGTCGACGATCGTCCCCGACGTGTTGCGCAGCGCCGCGTCGAGTTTGGTCAGCAGCAGCGCCGAGTCGACCGATCGCTCGCCCGGGATGTAGAGCCCCAGCAGCGACCGGTGCAGGTCGTTCGGTGCGAGCCAGGCGTCGTCCTGCGGGTCCACCCGCTCGTAGGGCTCGTCGTAGGTCCGCAGGGTCGACTCGATGGCCTGGAAGTTGCCGGTGTCGACCGCCTTGGAGCCGGTGCTGTTGAGCATCACCAGGGTGCCCCGCGAGGTCACCAGCGCACGCTCGTCGGCGGCGACGTCGGCCAGGAGTTCGGCCCAACCCGCCCACAGCCCCCGCGCCTCGTAGTCGACCGCCAGCTTGGCGCGGCCATGTTCGGTGGCCAGCAGCGCGGTGGTCACCTCGCCGAAGCAGCCCAGCATGGCACCGGACGCCGTCGACGCCGCGTACTTCCGGTTCGGTTCGCCGATGCGGGCGACGCGGGCCCCCCGGCGCGACAGCTCGAAGGCGATGGAGGAGCCGACGACCCCGTTCCCGACTACCACCACGTCGTGGTGAGCATTAGATGCCATCAGATTCCTCTGCCCTTCAGATCAGATCTCGAAGGCGTCGAAGACGCGACAAGGGCACGACGGGAGGAATGACCCCGACGCACGGCCCATTGGCGCGCCGAATAACGCTGAAGTCAGCTTGAAAACGCGGATCCTCGGAAATCATCCGCAGGTCAACACCGTGTCGAATCCGTTCGGCTGACGGCAGACAGCAGGCCAGCAAGCAGTATCGAATCAGCGTTGACCCGTGTTGACGGCAACAGGCGCCCGTGCACGCCAGTCCGATCGGATCCCCGCCCACCCCCATCGAAGGCACTCGCGGGGGCCGACTTTAACATGGGCGTTCACATCCGTCCACACACTACAAAGAGCCATCGTTCAATTCCTATCCGTCAGTTCACCATGCGCCGACTTGACTGATGCGAAGGAATTCCGATCGCCTGCGGTGGATATCGCCAGAGGGCGGAGCCCATGTCCGCCCGCTCGTCGACGCGGTCACTTCCGGCACCGCCGGTGGCCGTGATCCGGCCTCAGGGTTCGCGGGCGCGGAGGTACGCGTCCAGGTCGGCGGCGCCCCTGAGCATGGCGCGGCCCCGGGCGGAAAGGCGGGCCTGCCAGTCGCGCAGGGTCGACTCCAGTGGGGCGACGCCTCCGGCGGAGCGGACCTCGGCGATCAGCGGGGCGATCTGCTCCAGCAGGTAGCCACCCCGCCTGAGCTGGTGGGCCAGCCGGACGTCCCGGACGTCGGCCGCGTCGTAGACCCGGTAGCCCGTCTGCGGATCGCGGCGTGGCCGGACCAGCCCGGCGTTCTCCCATTTGCGCAGCGTGGCCGGGCGGAGGCCGAGCCGTCGGGCCAGCGGACCGATGAACGTGTCGCCGCGCTCCTGCGGCACGGGTGCCAGATCGCGGAGCGCGGCCTCGACGGCCTGGACGGTGCGGCGGTCGTCGAGCAGTTGGCCGTGACTCTCGTCGATGAGCCGCAGCGTGTCCTCGGTGGCGCCCCGGTTGATCGCCTGCATGATCGACGTGGCCGTCCGGTGACCGTGCCCGGACGCGAGGGCGAGGAACGCGCGCAGCGCCTGGGCGTGCAGTGGCGTGTAGGTGCGGTAACCGTGGACGGTGCGTTCGGCGGTGGGCAGGATGCCGACATCCTCGTAGTTCCTGATCGCCTGGGTGGACAGGCCGTGTTCGCGCGCCAGGTCCACTGGCCTCATGGATGCATCACCGATTGAAGGTCCATCGCGATGGGAGGCGGCATTCTCCGGAAAAGTTTACACCGAGTGTTCAACGATAGCGTTTACAGCATGGATATCAAGGACACGACCCGGCCGCTCGACGGCGCGGCCCTCTCGGCGTTCCTCCGGTCGCTTCCCGCTCGGCCCGTGCTGCTCGGCCTGGGCGAGGCCAGGCACTTCGTGGGGGAGTTGGGCGAACTGCGCAACGAGATCTTCCGGCATCTGGTCGAGCACGAGGGATACCGGTCGTTCGCCATCGAGAGCGACTGTCTCATGGGCCTCGTGGTGGACGACTACCTCACGACGGGCGCGGGCACGCTCGACGACGTCATGGAACGCGGCTTCAGCCACGGCTTCGGCGCCTCACCGGCCAACCGCGACCTCGTGCGCTGGATGCGGGCGTACAACGAGAAGCATGACGAGAAGCTACGGTTCTTCGGGTTCGACGGCCCTCTGGAGTATTGGGCGGCAAGCCCGCGCCAGGCGCTCACCGCCCTCCACGCACTCCTCGACGGCCCGCTCCCCCACACCGTGGTGACCAGCGAAACCCTCGACACACTGCTGGGCCCGGACGACCGGTGGTCGAACGAGGCCACGGCCTGGGAGCCGTCCCGGTCGATCGGCCGGTCCGCCGACGCCCAGCGGCTGCGGCTGATCGCCGACGACCTGGTGGCGCTGCTCGACACGCAGGCACCGCAGCTGAGCGCGGAGGACCGGGAACGGGCGGCACTGTACGGGCGCACCGCCATCGGCCTGCTCCGCTACCACTACTGGATGGCCGACGCGTCCCCGGCACGGTGGACCCGGCTGTCGGCCCTGAGAGACGGGATGATGGCCGCCAACCTGCGCGCCGTCGCCGCGCACGGCCCGGCCCTGGTCTACGCCTCCAACCTCCACCTCCAGCGGAACAGGAGCTTCATGGCGCTCGGCGACCAGCAGTTGGAGTGGTGGAGCGCGGGCGCGATCGTCGCGACCCACTTGGGCGACCGGTACGCCTTCCTGGCCTCAGCCCTCGGCACGGCCGGCGAGGACGTCCCGCCCCCGGACACCGTCGAGGGCATCCTGTCCACGCTCCCGTGGGACCACTCCCTCGTCGACGCCCGCCGCCTGGCCCAGGCCCTCACCGAACCCACCCCGCGCGTCTCCCACGACTTCGCCTACTTCCCGCTGGACCCGGCCCAGCTCGGCAGGATCGACGGCATCGTCTTCCTCAAACAGGCCGTCAGGCTGGACCCGCTGGGTTGACCGGGCATCCGGCGCGTGGGGGCGGGCATCGCCGACCCACAGGCGGCACGCCGCGAGCCGTGACGTCGACCGCCCCGACGCCGCCCTGCAGCAGCACGCCGCCTACGGCACCACCTGGCAGCGGCTCCCCGCCGGACACCGCGCCGCCCACCTGATCGACATCACCCGTGCCCACCTCGACCTCGGCGACCACCGGGCCGCCGGCCGACCTCGTCACCGCCGACCACATCGCCCCCGCCGAGGTCCGGCTCCGGCCCGCCGCCCACGCCGCCCTGGCGGCCGACCTCCGCTCTGACCCGACGCCGGCCGACCTCACCCGCCCCGCCACCACCCTCGGCCTGACCCGTCCTCGTGTCAGCTGACGACTTCGTGCACAGCCGGTCGCACGACGACGAGCGTCGTCTCATCGCACGCAGGGTGCGGCGGGTGGCGCTCCACCGGGCGGAGGTCGCTAGTCGAGTAGCCAGGTGCGCAGTTGGGCACCGTACGGGGTCAGCATGACCACGGT contains:
- a CDS encoding MBL fold metallo-hydrolase, which codes for MTDSPLARRRFLGTAAGAALSTAVATVATGSAGSATPRRRRSAGSGASFRWLGTSGWRIDIGTTTVLVDPYLSRFHTGLFDGTFDPATGLTVDTARIADIPGTPRTILVTHTHWDHFNDVPHIAGRSGARMFGTLTAYHLGMAYGLPTSQLSPVKGGEVLDFGDHTVEVVASLHSRNGSYSMAFPGVRVAVPARPEKVEDLPEGDTLSFLLTPRGGPSVFFMGASDFVERNLAGIAPDVAMIAVPNTDVTPAYVPRLLAALDWPATVVPVHWDHFEVALRNPPTVTPGDRNRLDAFLAAVRRVAPGTRILVPEYLTPYTFA
- a CDS encoding DUF4259 domain-containing protein translates to MGTWGSGNFDGDTAADHLSDLTGRLISEIAEAMSGDPVGIEPDEYWGVAVPCNLELLGLIAAQGYVGASLPAPETIADWKSSYLAVWDRTIDDLEPAAEYKEQRRAVLVRTFDQLSELAKR
- a CDS encoding C40 family peptidase; translation: MSGILAAAGLTLVPAGPAQAAGVRAHVVDAAEAYLGTPYRLAYGWTCGTAAVDCECLNRHAIWDGTYRATGRGLQLNYWLQGQINQGRRTSDPRPGDLVFWDTDPNDGIRYGGDLDHTGVYVGNNRVIDANAYYGYVMYDSITLGGTEPDPIFVDVLTPHGY
- a CDS encoding GNAT family N-acetyltransferase produces the protein MSDVERSVDGITTGPLILRKPTPADLPVLFALYADPLVWGPDPLSRHHDTGQTTRMIENWRAAWHRDGLGIWTAWRAEPDGDAFVGIGGCFVRYGVAWNLGFRLLPGFWGRGHAQEISAAAITEAHRLRPDLPLTAYVLEGNDRSRRSVERVGLELVWRGPDADNPDASAVRLLHSDRPLSPELVHTLTEH
- a CDS encoding S8 family peptidase — encoded protein: MTLLRPRRRRLGVLGVLAISAVVATTAAVPVSAAPAGGAILRAGGATAVPGSYLVVLRDDAVGGPAGTRVGAVAQRADDLAGRYGGTVGHRYGHALNGFEVRLSEPAARRLAADPAVAFVEQNHTVQILTTQFNAPWNLDRIDQRTTTLSGTYSYTSTGLGSTAYIIDSGFRHTHVEFGWRAGGGYDAVDGALPADDCNGHGTHVAGIVGGKTYGVAKEVRLVPVRVINCSGSGTWAGIISGIDWVTADHDPGEPAAANLSLGGSFSASLNTAVANSIADGVVYAVAAGNSNANACNYSPQSVREAIVVGAFQSNDVRASFSNWGDCVDIYAPGVNIRSSWHSGDTMTNVVSGTSMAAPHVTGAAARVLQNNPTWTPAQVAAYLIAQATLVNNLRLLYMDPLT
- a CDS encoding FAD-dependent oxidoreductase; translated protein: MKFLIECAMDQLHTGLEDASLQRLQVGNRPIPADGFPLFGRLDGIANVWMATGTYRDGLHQSPLLAQQMADMLGGREAHPALRDFVPVRPPLPTGTREEIVDTAVDHMLGTGWEAKWTVNGEWPRILSSNLRATYLSIAESLHPTFTRRRSCWSRWTTCWTRLCTTRCGRA
- a CDS encoding FAD-dependent oxidoreductase → MASNAHHDVVVVGNGVVGSSIAFELSRRGARVARIGEPNRKYAASTASGAMLGCFGEVTTALLATEHGRAKLAVDYEARGLWAGWAELLADVAADERALVTSRGTLVMLNSTGSKAVDTGNFQAIESTLRTYDEPYERVDPQDDAWLAPNDLHRSLLGLYIPGERSVDSALLLTKLDAALRNTSGTIVDGRARVLVTQGDRVTGVALDDGTVVGGYTVIVAAGATSLDLLATFEDVARRVPPMVSGYGVSVVVETPDGRVPDSVLRTPNRSFACGLHCVPRADGSLYIGATNIISPDPGSTRC
- a CDS encoding TioE family transcriptional regulator, which gives rise to MRPVDLAREHGLSTQAIRNYEDVGILPTAERTVHGYRTYTPLHAQALRAFLALASGHGHRTATSIMQAINRGATEDTLRLIDESHGQLLDDRRTVQAVEAALRDLAPVPQERGDTFIGPLARRLGLRPATLRKWENAGLVRPRRDPQTGYRVYDAADVRDVRLAHQLRRGGYLLEQIAPLIAEVRSAGGVAPLESTLRDWQARLSARGRAMLRGAADLDAYLRAREP
- a CDS encoding erythromycin esterase family protein codes for the protein MDIKDTTRPLDGAALSAFLRSLPARPVLLGLGEARHFVGELGELRNEIFRHLVEHEGYRSFAIESDCLMGLVVDDYLTTGAGTLDDVMERGFSHGFGASPANRDLVRWMRAYNEKHDEKLRFFGFDGPLEYWAASPRQALTALHALLDGPLPHTVVTSETLDTLLGPDDRWSNEATAWEPSRSIGRSADAQRLRLIADDLVALLDTQAPQLSAEDRERAALYGRTAIGLLRYHYWMADASPARWTRLSALRDGMMAANLRAVAAHGPALVYASNLHLQRNRSFMALGDQQLEWWSAGAIVATHLGDRYAFLASALGTAGEDVPPPDTVEGILSTLPWDHSLVDARRLAQALTEPTPRVSHDFAYFPLDPAQLGRIDGIVFLKQAVRLDPLG